In Pseudomonadota bacterium, a genomic segment contains:
- a CDS encoding ATP-binding protein — MTLLIRHKLFLGTVAIAFVAIAAMAVLMGRSFERGFSDYLATWESLEIETLKGQLVAAYDEQGDWSFLRLPPPEQRQRFGFSLSQTPGGRPPPRGERPRNHRPPPRGSQPPPRRPEPQRQGSLLDIAQRVTVVDVAGKIVAGTREPFDQGRRETLELRGQSIGFLMVLPTPTLERNVDLDFARRQSRSALVIGVGAMLAAAFASLWMARALTAPLPRLAEGVRELATGNYGQRVSVKSGDELERLSQDVNQLGVALAGHRDQQRKWIAEISHELRTPLAVIKGEIHALQDGVRELNDEALTSLAQEADRLTYLVEDLFVLSVSDAGGNLVNREPMSLSGLLQDFSDEAGDVALDPLPDVTIAGDVFRLRQLLANLLSNSRRYSDPPIEIRVSLTRTPDAWELSWEDSPPGVDPEHLSKLFDPLYRVEGSRARSTGGAGLGLAIVKSIADAHDATVEALPSALGGLKVVVRFPSDTHA, encoded by the coding sequence ATGACATTACTCATTCGGCACAAACTGTTTCTGGGCACGGTTGCCATCGCGTTCGTTGCGATCGCCGCGATGGCGGTGCTGATGGGGCGAAGCTTTGAGCGGGGGTTTTCCGACTATCTGGCAACCTGGGAGTCGCTGGAGATCGAAACGCTGAAAGGCCAGCTGGTCGCAGCCTACGACGAGCAGGGTGACTGGTCTTTCCTCCGGCTGCCGCCACCGGAGCAGCGGCAGCGCTTCGGTTTTTCGCTCAGCCAGACGCCCGGTGGCCGTCCACCCCCGCGCGGCGAACGCCCGCGCAATCATCGCCCGCCGCCTCGCGGGAGCCAGCCGCCCCCGCGGCGACCTGAACCGCAACGACAAGGTTCGCTCCTGGATATCGCGCAGCGGGTCACCGTGGTGGATGTTGCCGGTAAAATCGTCGCTGGCACTCGTGAGCCTTTCGACCAGGGTCGGCGGGAAACGCTTGAACTCAGGGGACAATCCATCGGGTTCCTGATGGTTCTGCCAACGCCAACGCTCGAACGAAACGTCGATTTGGACTTCGCCCGTCGCCAGTCTCGCAGTGCTCTGGTCATCGGCGTTGGCGCTATGCTGGCGGCCGCCTTCGCCTCCCTGTGGATGGCGCGTGCTTTAACCGCGCCGCTGCCGCGTCTTGCCGAGGGGGTTCGTGAACTGGCGACGGGTAACTACGGGCAGCGCGTGAGCGTGAAGAGCGGCGATGAGCTGGAGCGGCTCAGCCAGGACGTCAACCAGCTTGGTGTGGCGCTTGCGGGCCACCGAGATCAGCAGCGCAAGTGGATAGCCGAAATTTCCCACGAGCTGAGAACACCATTGGCGGTGATCAAAGGCGAAATCCACGCGCTTCAGGACGGGGTGCGGGAGCTAAATGATGAGGCGCTAACATCGCTGGCGCAGGAAGCTGACCGCCTGACCTATCTGGTCGAAGATCTCTTTGTTCTGTCGGTTTCGGATGCTGGCGGGAATCTCGTCAATCGCGAGCCGATGAGCCTGTCCGGCCTGCTTCAGGATTTCAGCGATGAGGCGGGTGATGTCGCCCTCGACCCATTGCCCGATGTGACCATCGCCGGGGATGTTTTTCGGTTGCGGCAGCTTCTCGCCAATCTGCTGAGCAACAGCCGCCGCTACTCCGATCCGCCGATCGAGATCCGCGTATCGCTGACAAGAACGCCGGATGCCTGGGAGCTATCCTGGGAAGATTCGCCACCGGGCGTCGACCCTGAACACCTGTCGAAGCTGTTCGATCCGCTGTATCGAGTTGAGGGCTCGCGCGCCCGTTCCACCGGCGGTGCCGGTCTCGGTCTGGCGATTGTGAAAAGTATTGCCGACGCTCATGACGCCACGGTGGAGGCGTTGCCGTCTGCGCTGGGTGGCCTAAAGGTGGTGGTGCGATTTCCATCCGACACACACGCGTGA
- a CDS encoding peroxidase family protein, whose amino-acid sequence MIAPRTKQNPSGLPPTLSAAALTVVLGVWATPQGLAQPARNAETAGPAVEEQAEALLREADERGSESSPVRRLRREQQEDGRGDRRGNGDGLTSNRLVPSIDGRNNNRTNPDSNASHTALARLAPAAYTDAISTPAGLDRPSARLISNQVSAQAEERPNTLRLSSFLWQWGQFLDHDLDLTDGADPAEAFNVDVPRGDPWFDPAATGAIEILLNRSLYDTATGTGADNPRQQINEITGWIDGSNVYGSDLERAEALRESDDSGRLRVSAGNLLPFNVDGLANAGGESSELFLAGDPRANEQIGLAAMHTLFVREHNRQVARLAAANPGLTGDELYAQARRMVIGLLQVITYEEFLPALLGPGALDDYRGYNPRVDARIVNEFSTASYRMGHTLLPPILLRLNRAMNESSFGHLSLADAFFSPARLTDEGGIEPLLRGMSRQLSQDFDVYVVDEVRNFLFGLPGSGGFDLVSLNIQRGRDHGLPDYNSLRQAMGLAPVRTLEAISSDPEVTRRLLATYDSPDQVDAWIGGLAEDAQEGAMVGELVGAVIADQFERLRDGDRFWYTRILNRGQRQEVEQTRLADVIRRNTTIGAELGDRDVFRVD is encoded by the coding sequence GTGATCGCCCCGCGAACGAAACAGAACCCGTCAGGTTTGCCGCCAACGCTTTCGGCCGCCGCACTGACGGTCGTCCTCGGCGTCTGGGCAACGCCACAGGGTCTGGCTCAACCGGCGCGAAACGCTGAGACCGCGGGCCCGGCTGTGGAAGAGCAGGCGGAAGCGCTACTGCGTGAAGCGGATGAGCGCGGCAGCGAAAGCTCGCCGGTCAGGCGGCTGCGCCGCGAGCAGCAGGAAGATGGACGAGGCGACCGCCGGGGCAACGGCGACGGTTTGACCTCAAACCGCCTCGTCCCATCCATAGACGGCCGCAACAACAATCGGACAAACCCGGACAGCAACGCGAGCCATACCGCACTCGCGCGGTTGGCCCCGGCGGCCTACACAGACGCCATCAGCACGCCCGCCGGCCTCGACCGACCCTCAGCGCGTTTGATCAGCAATCAGGTCAGCGCCCAAGCTGAAGAGCGGCCAAACACCCTGCGGCTGTCGAGCTTTCTCTGGCAATGGGGTCAGTTTCTTGATCACGACCTCGACCTCACGGATGGCGCTGACCCGGCCGAGGCCTTTAACGTTGACGTCCCGCGCGGCGACCCGTGGTTTGATCCCGCCGCCACCGGTGCCATCGAAATCCTGCTCAATCGATCCCTTTATGACACGGCAACCGGCACCGGTGCGGACAATCCGCGGCAGCAAATCAACGAAATCACGGGATGGATCGACGGGTCAAACGTCTACGGCTCCGATCTGGAGCGCGCCGAGGCGCTTCGTGAATCGGACGACAGCGGGCGACTGCGCGTGAGCGCAGGTAACCTGCTGCCGTTCAACGTCGATGGCCTGGCCAATGCCGGTGGCGAAAGCAGCGAGTTGTTTCTAGCCGGCGATCCCCGCGCGAATGAGCAGATCGGCCTGGCCGCGATGCATACCCTCTTTGTACGCGAGCATAATCGACAGGTAGCACGACTGGCTGCGGCCAATCCGGGGCTCACCGGCGACGAGCTCTACGCCCAGGCACGCAGGATGGTGATCGGGTTGCTGCAGGTCATCACCTATGAAGAATTCCTGCCGGCGCTGCTGGGGCCTGGCGCGCTGGACGACTACCGCGGCTACAACCCTCGCGTCGACGCCCGAATCGTCAACGAGTTCTCGACGGCTTCGTACCGTATGGGCCACACCCTGCTGCCGCCGATTCTGCTGCGACTGAACCGGGCCATGAACGAGTCGTCGTTTGGACACCTATCGCTGGCTGACGCCTTCTTTTCACCCGCCAGGCTCACGGACGAAGGAGGCATCGAGCCGCTGCTGCGCGGCATGTCGCGTCAGCTCTCCCAGGACTTTGACGTCTATGTGGTCGACGAAGTGCGCAACTTCCTGTTCGGGCTACCCGGTTCCGGCGGCTTTGACCTGGTGTCGCTCAACATTCAGCGCGGCCGGGATCACGGCCTGCCGGATTACAACAGCCTTAGGCAGGCTATGGGGCTAGCGCCGGTGCGAACCCTGGAGGCGATCAGCAGTGACCCTGAAGTCACACGCCGGCTGCTGGCCACCTATGACTCGCCCGACCAGGTAGACGCCTGGATCGGGGGGCTGGCAGAAGACGCCCAGGAGGGCGCCATGGTCGGTGAGCTGGTTGGCGCGGTCATCGCCGATCAGTTCGAACGCCTCCGTGACGGTGACCGATTCTGGTATACGCGGATCCTCAATCGCGGGCAGCGCCAGGAGGTCGAGCAGACCCGCCTCGCTGACGTCATCCGGCGGAATACCACGATCGGTGCCGAGCTCGGTGATCGGGACGTGTTTCGCGTCGACTAA
- a CDS encoding ECF-type sigma factor, with protein sequence MSASVTMLLAAHRNGDSAALNQLAASLYPELKAMARRRAAGGAGSGATTLVHETFVKLLAGGDLVAEDRKQFFGLAATIMRQIIIDEIRYITAGKRARQEVTLADTLIGDEGHERAEFLLQVDEMLKIVEQEDERLARVFECRYFAGLTTGETSEALDISVRSVERLWSTARARIAALMDESNA encoded by the coding sequence TTGTCCGCCAGTGTGACCATGCTGCTTGCGGCCCACCGCAACGGTGATTCGGCTGCCCTCAATCAGCTTGCCGCCTCTCTTTACCCCGAACTCAAGGCTATGGCCCGCCGCCGCGCCGCCGGCGGGGCTGGCAGCGGCGCGACCACGCTCGTTCACGAAACCTTCGTCAAACTCCTGGCCGGAGGAGACCTCGTTGCCGAAGATCGAAAGCAGTTTTTTGGCCTGGCGGCGACCATCATGCGGCAGATCATTATCGACGAAATCCGCTACATCACCGCCGGCAAGCGCGCGCGACAGGAAGTGACACTGGCCGACACGCTCATCGGTGACGAGGGCCACGAACGCGCCGAGTTCCTCTTGCAGGTTGATGAAATGCTGAAGATTGTCGAGCAGGAGGATGAGCGCCTGGCGAGGGTGTTCGAATGCCGCTATTTTGCCGGCTTGACCACCGGCGAGACCTCAGAAGCGCTCGACATATCCGTTCGCTCAGTCGAGCGGCTGTGGTCGACCGCGCGAGCGCGGATCGCCGCGCTGATGGATGAGAGCAACGCCTGA
- a CDS encoding DUF1302 family protein, whose protein sequence is MTRAARFVLLTALFVQPLASFAAEVDAMALRSVLSYGYGDSSSLNQGQLELDPSLSVSFGPDRLLVTSARVRLDAHEALEPGRVPRDNYSRGSRPLELGNSGSLELRDFYLEFRSDRGLARFGKQQIVWGRLDGIKVLDVVNPQDFREFIIDDFADSRTSLWSAYFDYSFGSWRGELALVPDATGHTIPRAGAWFELTAPRFRFGAPTNSNGPAPVLETVQPGMGLSDTAVGLRLSRQFASAEFSAVAYSGIDPEPLGRLLTGSKGPVIERFYERREVLGFSFDLGLGASVLRAEYAYQPDRVFNLRGPAGLQTRELNQHRGALGLDLDGPLGAFINIQYVVDSIPNAPDTLVRPQTDRIGTVFIRRTFAYDALGLEARWYRSFTDDDDLVSLSADYAINDSTSVELAMQSFSGRASGLFGQFSQQDRVMVSLTHTF, encoded by the coding sequence ATGACTCGCGCTGCTCGATTCGTGTTGCTCACCGCGCTGTTCGTTCAACCCCTGGCGAGTTTTGCCGCAGAGGTTGATGCCATGGCCCTGCGGTCCGTTTTGAGCTACGGCTATGGAGACAGCAGCAGCCTCAATCAGGGTCAGCTGGAGCTCGATCCGTCGTTGTCGGTCAGCTTTGGTCCCGACCGCCTGCTGGTGACGTCAGCGCGCGTTCGGCTGGACGCTCACGAAGCGCTGGAACCGGGCAGGGTGCCGCGGGACAACTACAGCCGTGGTTCACGGCCACTGGAGCTGGGCAACAGCGGAAGCCTGGAGCTGCGGGATTTCTATCTGGAATTTCGCTCAGATCGGGGTCTGGCGCGCTTTGGAAAACAGCAGATCGTGTGGGGGCGACTGGACGGCATCAAGGTGCTCGACGTGGTTAACCCCCAGGATTTTCGGGAGTTCATCATCGACGACTTTGCCGATTCCCGAACGAGTTTATGGAGCGCCTATTTCGACTACAGCTTCGGCAGCTGGCGCGGCGAGCTCGCCCTGGTGCCCGATGCTACGGGCCACACGATTCCGCGGGCTGGAGCCTGGTTCGAACTTACCGCTCCCAGATTTCGTTTTGGCGCACCCACGAACTCGAATGGCCCAGCACCGGTGCTCGAAACGGTGCAGCCTGGCATGGGGCTCAGCGATACGGCCGTCGGACTTCGGCTATCCCGCCAGTTTGCCAGCGCGGAATTCAGCGCCGTTGCCTACTCAGGGATCGACCCGGAACCGCTCGGGCGTCTGCTCACCGGTTCCAAAGGTCCGGTAATCGAACGTTTTTATGAGCGCCGTGAGGTCTTGGGTTTCAGCTTCGACCTTGGGTTGGGCGCCAGCGTGCTGCGAGCGGAATACGCCTATCAGCCCGATCGGGTGTTTAATCTTCGGGGTCCGGCAGGGCTTCAGACGCGGGAACTGAACCAGCATCGCGGAGCTCTGGGCCTCGACCTCGATGGACCCTTGGGCGCCTTTATCAATATCCAATACGTGGTTGACTCGATTCCCAACGCACCGGACACGCTGGTGCGACCCCAAACTGACCGTATCGGTACGGTGTTTATTCGTCGCACCTTCGCTTATGACGCGCTGGGCCTGGAAGCACGCTGGTACCGGTCCTTTACCGACGACGATGATCTTGTGTCGCTGAGCGCCGACTACGCGATTAACGACAGCACATCCGTGGAGCTTGCCATGCAGTCGTTCAGCGGGCGGGCCAGCGGCTTGTTTGGGCAATTTTCACAGCAGGATCGGGTGATGGTCAGCCTGACCCACACGTTTTGA
- a CDS encoding outer membrane lipoprotein-sorting protein, with protein sequence MFRSTEASTRFFVGVTARPVVVLAAATVLVIASGLGLTQLVKDTSVKAFIPPGHESLVADSKTSEIFGLSDTIAVALVSNENGSIFRPDVLTALADLSEQIAALPNVRYDRVTSLATESSISGDDGAINIDPYVDPLAPQETLIADSEQRWRWMTPHQGTLVSGDGTAAAILAELEDAATADETYRSVVAMVDDLVLDGVTVHVAGSGAVSGYLSSYIDQDARKLQPLVFVVVLGFIFLAFRRGSALPGPLLVVAGSAAGSLGVMGWCGIPYYAITNALPVILVAISVADAIHILSAFYRLKAMDEQAETRDLVVRAMASVARPVTLTTITTIAGFLGIAAMSIMPPITWFGVFAALGVALAWVFSILVLPSVLVLTKPRPSPAFSTWKEGKPSTLGRALGAAGRFTHRRYRTTLLTFAALTVIAVFGALQLRVDRSQVENFAAGEPIRIADELINKRFAGTAFLDVLVETSQPDGLLDIEVMTQVRTLQQYFETLPHVQKTVSIVDYLSHLHGAVQELPKASLDARVLPDTSEALAETLFLYAISGDPTDLEEEIDGDNQRALIRGVLDAHYFSETRLAVEAMQRYINEEFNRPGLTASLSGDVNVSYHWMRSLQTSHFKSVLLSLTLVLAASIVVFRSAVAGVLSVVPVVFTVIVLYACMGFLNVHLEPATSMFAAIAVGVGVDFAIHLVDRLRATGDVEGGVSDLTEERLPAVARACFFNSAALGLGFSVLLVSDLPTLIRFGGLVAVASLASYLAALLVIPALLSAEQAVRGQKPKVGRPADVVVSLTLIAVVIAGLFSSHASAAPRDANEIAAAVAEREEATTMRRVMKMTLTNKRGKVELREAIVHKQKAEDARQTRITFLEPKRSRDITFLSHDHAASTAADQRWMYLPASRKVRRIPASQRGKSFLGTDFSYEDIQSELKFALDDWDFSYDRTERVGASAIHHIAGTPKSKKIARELGYGGFAAVVDEATWMPQRIEFSDFKGRPLKTITVGRVVQVDGIWTAEEILAVNHQTGHQTVFTFYDTNYSQPLASRLFEPQTLGRGLGREFAQSLGE encoded by the coding sequence ATGTTTCGTTCCACGGAAGCAAGTACACGTTTTTTTGTGGGGGTCACCGCACGCCCGGTGGTGGTTTTGGCGGCAGCTACGGTGCTGGTCATTGCCAGCGGTCTGGGCCTGACCCAACTGGTCAAAGATACCTCCGTAAAAGCCTTCATCCCGCCGGGTCATGAATCGCTGGTGGCGGACAGCAAAACCTCCGAAATTTTTGGCCTGTCGGACACCATTGCGGTCGCCCTGGTGAGCAACGAAAACGGGTCAATCTTTCGGCCCGACGTGTTGACGGCCCTGGCGGATCTGTCGGAGCAAATCGCTGCCCTGCCGAATGTTCGCTACGACCGCGTCACCAGCCTTGCCACCGAGTCTTCTATCAGCGGTGACGATGGCGCCATCAATATCGACCCCTACGTTGATCCGTTGGCGCCCCAAGAAACACTTATCGCGGACAGCGAGCAGCGCTGGCGGTGGATGACGCCGCACCAGGGAACGCTGGTCAGTGGCGACGGTACGGCCGCAGCCATCCTGGCGGAGCTCGAAGATGCGGCGACCGCCGATGAGACCTATCGATCCGTCGTGGCGATGGTCGATGACCTGGTACTCGACGGTGTGACCGTTCATGTGGCTGGCTCAGGCGCTGTCAGCGGCTACCTGAGCAGCTACATCGACCAGGATGCTCGTAAGCTTCAGCCGCTGGTGTTTGTCGTGGTGCTGGGCTTCATTTTTCTGGCGTTCCGCCGTGGCTCTGCCCTGCCGGGCCCGCTCCTCGTGGTCGCTGGCTCTGCGGCGGGGTCGCTTGGCGTGATGGGCTGGTGTGGGATTCCCTACTACGCGATCACCAACGCGCTGCCGGTCATCCTGGTGGCCATCTCGGTAGCGGACGCTATTCATATTTTGTCAGCCTTTTATCGACTGAAGGCGATGGATGAGCAGGCTGAGACCCGGGATCTGGTCGTGCGCGCGATGGCGTCCGTCGCCCGTCCGGTGACCCTGACCACGATTACAACCATTGCTGGGTTTCTTGGAATCGCGGCCATGTCCATCATGCCCCCAATCACCTGGTTCGGCGTGTTTGCCGCCCTGGGTGTGGCGCTGGCGTGGGTTTTCTCGATCCTGGTACTGCCCAGCGTGCTGGTGCTCACCAAGCCGCGCCCCAGTCCCGCCTTCTCGACCTGGAAGGAAGGCAAGCCGAGTACGCTTGGTCGTGCCCTGGGTGCGGCAGGACGGTTCACTCATCGTCGCTATCGCACCACGCTGCTGACCTTCGCCGCACTGACGGTGATAGCGGTGTTCGGCGCGCTACAGCTTCGCGTCGATCGCTCGCAGGTCGAGAATTTTGCCGCCGGTGAACCGATCCGGATTGCGGACGAGCTCATCAATAAGCGTTTCGCCGGCACCGCTTTCCTCGACGTGCTGGTTGAGACCTCGCAGCCCGACGGCCTGCTCGACATCGAGGTGATGACGCAGGTTCGCACGCTGCAGCAGTATTTTGAAACGCTGCCGCATGTGCAGAAGACGGTCTCGATCGTCGACTATCTCAGCCACCTCCACGGTGCAGTCCAGGAGCTTCCAAAAGCATCGCTGGATGCCCGCGTACTCCCGGACACCAGCGAGGCGCTGGCCGAAACGCTGTTTCTCTATGCGATCAGTGGTGACCCGACGGATCTGGAGGAGGAGATCGACGGCGACAATCAGCGGGCCCTGATTCGCGGCGTGCTCGATGCCCACTATTTCAGTGAAACCCGTCTGGCCGTAGAGGCGATGCAGCGCTATATCAATGAGGAGTTCAACCGACCGGGCCTGACCGCTTCCCTGAGCGGCGACGTCAACGTGAGCTACCACTGGATGCGCAGTCTGCAGACCTCTCACTTCAAGAGCGTGCTGCTGTCACTGACCCTGGTATTGGCCGCATCGATTGTGGTTTTCCGGTCCGCCGTGGCGGGGGTACTGTCTGTTGTACCTGTGGTCTTTACGGTCATCGTTCTGTATGCCTGCATGGGCTTTCTGAACGTGCATCTGGAGCCGGCCACCTCGATGTTCGCCGCTATTGCGGTGGGTGTTGGCGTCGATTTTGCCATTCATCTGGTTGACCGGCTTCGCGCCACCGGTGACGTTGAGGGGGGCGTCTCGGATCTGACCGAGGAACGCTTGCCGGCAGTGGCGCGAGCCTGCTTCTTTAACTCCGCGGCGCTGGGCTTGGGATTTTCCGTATTGCTGGTCAGTGATCTGCCAACGTTAATCCGGTTCGGTGGCCTGGTGGCGGTGGCCTCACTGGCCAGCTACCTGGCTGCGCTGCTGGTGATTCCGGCGTTGCTTTCTGCGGAGCAGGCTGTCCGGGGACAAAAGCCAAAGGTGGGCCGGCCGGCTGACGTTGTGGTGAGCCTGACGCTGATTGCCGTGGTGATCGCGGGCCTTTTCAGCAGCCATGCATCCGCTGCGCCCCGGGACGCGAACGAGATCGCCGCCGCCGTCGCGGAGCGCGAAGAGGCGACGACCATGCGTCGTGTCATGAAAATGACCCTGACCAACAAGCGGGGCAAGGTGGAACTGCGTGAGGCAATTGTGCATAAGCAAAAGGCTGAAGATGCACGACAGACCCGCATCACGTTCCTAGAACCCAAGCGCAGTCGGGATATCACGTTTTTGAGTCACGACCATGCGGCGTCCACGGCGGCCGACCAGCGCTGGATGTACCTGCCCGCAAGCCGCAAGGTTCGACGGATTCCGGCTTCCCAGCGCGGCAAGAGCTTTCTGGGCACCGACTTCTCGTATGAAGACATACAGTCGGAGCTGAAGTTTGCGCTGGATGACTGGGACTTCAGCTATGACCGGACTGAGAGGGTCGGCGCCAGCGCTATACATCATATTGCGGGGACTCCGAAATCAAAAAAAATTGCCCGCGAACTGGGTTATGGCGGATTCGCCGCCGTGGTCGATGAAGCGACCTGGATGCCACAACGCATCGAGTTCAGCGACTTCAAGGGACGACCCCTGAAGACGATCACCGTCGGTCGAGTGGTCCAGGTCGATGGAATCTGGACCGCAGAAGAGATCCTTGCGGTGAATCATCAGACCGGACACCAGACGGTGTTTACGTTCTATGACACCAACTATTCACAGCCCCTGGCGAGTCGGCTGTTTGAACCGCAAACCCTCGGCCGCGGCCTCGGCCGTGAATTTGCGCAGAGCCTCGGAGAGTAA
- a CDS encoding acyl-CoA thioesterase: MNLYLRLLLVWMRNLTTAKQHFTHAAQSRFRVLPHDLDAFGHMNNGRYLQIMDVARIEWMMQTGVAGAIRKHRWAPVLGGGVIRYRHSLKLLQCYQVSTRLLGWDHRWFYLEHCFADQRERCAAVGVTRAGLRQSNSWMHAGEVAEQVHPGAASPPIPGHIIDWINLEEQMYRHGAGREALPFRDAGERRIS, translated from the coding sequence ATGAATCTTTATTTGAGGCTGCTGCTCGTCTGGATGCGCAATCTGACGACAGCAAAGCAACACTTCACACACGCAGCGCAGAGTCGCTTTCGCGTACTGCCTCATGATCTTGACGCTTTTGGACACATGAACAACGGCCGCTATCTGCAGATCATGGACGTCGCCCGGATCGAATGGATGATGCAGACCGGCGTTGCGGGCGCAATCCGCAAACACCGCTGGGCCCCGGTGCTCGGCGGCGGCGTGATTCGCTATCGTCACTCGTTAAAGCTCCTGCAGTGTTACCAGGTATCGACCCGCCTGCTGGGCTGGGACCACCGCTGGTTTTATCTCGAGCACTGCTTCGCCGATCAGCGCGAACGCTGCGCGGCCGTTGGCGTGACCCGCGCCGGTCTGCGCCAGAGCAATAGCTGGATGCATGCCGGTGAGGTGGCAGAGCAGGTGCACCCGGGCGCCGCGTCACCCCCGATTCCGGGGCACATCATCGATTGGATCAACCTGGAAGAGCAGATGTATCGGCACGGCGCCGGTCGCGAGGCGCTGCCGTTTCGGGATGCTGGCGAAAGGAGAATCAGCTGA